The genomic DNA TAAGCTCCACATCGCACACGCTATATTCTCTTATATCTGATGTTATCTTCATGGCATAAGCAATGAATTCTTCTGATACGGGAATAACATATACACCATGGCCATTTTCACCGCCCGCTTTTACTCCATCTTTATCTAGAGCGAGTATGAGCCTGTCGAATCCTATGGCAAAACCACATGTCGGTGTAGCCTTCCCTCCGAAGGTTTCAGCAAGAGAATAGCTGCCTCCTCCGCATATCTGTTTTTCTGCTCCCAGCTTCCGGGCATAAATCTCAAAGACCATACCTGTGTAATAATCAAGACCTCTCGCAATGCCAAAGTTAACACTGTACTCCACTCCGAGATTATCAATATAATTCAGAGTCTCTTCGAATCTATCCATCTCCTCCAAAATCTCTCTGTCCTGGAAAAGCTCTCTCACTCTTGCGACAGTTTCACGTGTATCCCCCTTGAGACTTATTATTTCAAAGAAAAGTTTTCTATCTTCAGCCTTTACACCATAAGATTCAAGCTGTTTTTCGAGTTCCTCATGCTCTTCCTTATCAATCAGAGCAAGAAACTTGCTCTGCTCTGTAATCCCGAGATTTTTTAAGAACTTTCTTAGCAAGCTAATATTGCCTATTTGCATGGTAAAATCCTTCAGATTCAGATTTTTAAGAACTGTATAGGCAAGGGCAATGACTTCAGCCTCAGCCCCGGCACCTGAAGAGCCTATAAGTTCAATGCCAGCCTGCCAGAACTCTCTGTATCTGCCTGACTGGGGCCTCTCATAACGGAAGCAGTTTGCAATATAATAGAGTTTAACAGGCTTTGCCTGGCTCTGAAGCTCATTCATATATGCACGCATCACAGGTGCCGTAAGTTCTGGCCTGAGAGCAAGCTTTCTCTTACCCCTATCTTCAAAAGTGTAAAGGTGCTCAACTATATCCTCCCCGGATTTTGCTGTTATAAGGTTGATATGCTCAAAGGTTGGAGTTAGAATCTCACCATAACCAAAATTTTTGAATGTATCCCTTATTCTTGCTTCCACCCATCTTCTTTTTTCCATCTCTTCCGGGAAAAAGTCCCTTGTACCTCTTGGCCTTGTAAACTCCATACTAATGCCTGAAGGTTAAATAACTATAAAAAACTATTCCACATGTTTGAGATACTCTTCAATCATCTTGGGAAAGGTGGAACCTTCAACAAATCTCAGCCCGAGCCTCTCAGTCCACTTTTTTATTCCTTCATCGCTTGATACGACTCCCGCATCCATTTCTTTGGCAAGAAGCAGGACATCAAGGTCGGGAGCAGAGTCTAAAGTGCCATAGCGCAGCGCATTCCTGTACTTTGCTCTGAAATCCTTTATAATATAACCTGTGCTCTCTTTGTTTATTTTCTCCTTTTCCACATCCTTTTTTGCAAGGTCAAAAGTTTCTGTGGCACTCAGCCATATACAGCTTTCAGCAATCTTCATCCCCCTGTTCATTCTCTCCCTTATATCCTTTACATACTCATAGAAGACCTCTGAAGGAATCTTGACATCAAACCTGTTAGGTGTCTTTTTTACCAGCCAGGTATCAAGTTCCACAATTAGCTCTTCACCGCATGCATAACGTTTCATAAACTGTCTGAGCTCACCGTAAACAGTAGGGAAAGGGATATGGCAGGATATATTCAGCCTGATTCTTGCCTCCCTGATAAGACCGAGAATTCTTTCTAGGGCTTCGCAGAGAGGTTCGGATTCGTATCTCAGCCCGACACCTGTCAATGCTGTTGTATCAAGTATAAATCTCTGCTTTTCCCAGGGTCTTGGATTCATATCTTTAATTTGTACCTAATGCATAAAATACTTTCCCACCATGAGGGTTAAATTTTTATTCTACCTCCGAGAAATATTATCAATGCTACCTGCAGATTATCTCATCCTTGGTATCGGGAGTTTATTTTTCCTCAGTGTTCTCATAGTGATTATAACCTCATGGATTATGGGAAGAGGCAGAGGATACTCCAGAAGGCCTGTGAGAAGGAAATATACAGAAGAGGAAGAATTTTATAGCCCGCCTGTAAAAAGGGAAAATGTGGATTCAGCTCCATCGTCTGGAATGGAGACAGATATAGTCAAACAGATTCTCGAAGCAGAAATTCCGGATTCTCCTTCCGCATCTGCAGGGAAATTCAAATCTTCAACCACCACTGAAGTCAGAAGTGACATTCTTGATGCAATTTCTGATATTGACCTGGATGGTCTTGATGAGACAGGTGAAGATTATATCGATGAGGTTTATACTGATGACCTTGAAATATATCCGGAGGAAGAAGTTTTATCTTCTGAGCCGGAGGATGAGCTGGAGGAGTCAGAGGAAGAGTTTATGTCGGGTGATGAAACTCTGGATGAAAAACAGGATGAAGCACCTGAGTTTTCTGGAGAGTCTTTAGATAAATACGGTGATGAACTGGATTTTTTGTATAATGAAGAGGAGAGTGAAAAAGAGGTTCATGTAAATGAAGGCTATAATAAGGAAGAGGGGGATCTTGATTTTCTTTTTGAACATGAAGGAAATGAAAACGAAGCAGAAAAGATAGAAGAAAAAATAAAAGAGGAGACAGATATTGAAGAATCTGAGAGTTATCCGGACTGTTTTGGTGACAGCAGTATATACTCCAGATGTTCCAAATCCTGTGGTATTGGAGAGAAATGTAAAAATAAAGTCAATATGGGAGCGTGAACTTCTCAATACAGCCCCTGGCGAGAAACCTGCTGCAGGGCTGGTTCGCTTACAACTTTGCATCTACTTATAGAGATATATAATATATAATATTATAAGTAAAATCAGAGTTGCAAGAGTTATTTTTACTGGCAGCTCAAATTCCGGAGGTACGTCACCATACTTCCTCTTCAATAACATGAGGATAGCTATAAGTGTGGCTATAAGAAACCCGATAATTAATATAGGTGTTTTTGGCTTTTGAATTTTAGTTGGGGCGAAAAGTGCCGCCTGTTCTGCAGCCTGATTCTCTGCCTGTCTTATAACTCTGGATTTCTGGACGAGTATAACCTCATTTAAACTTGAGTTTTCAAGAGATATCTTCCAGGCGCCTACTGTCAGAGGAAGTGATATATTGAATGTTACAGTTTTTACACTATCTGGTTTAACAAATGTACTCTGCGTTAGCATGTAGCCTTTCTTCTCTCCTCTGAGCAACATCTTTATAAAAACTGTACCTTCCTTCCCGCTATTTCTTAATTTTACGTTAATAGTAAAGGGCTGGGATAAATTAACTATAAAATTGCTGGGCTTTATGGCAAGATAGTTTATAAGTGGTTGTGTTATATTTTCTTCTTTAACTTCAGGCGAGACTTCAAAAGGTATTCTGTCAAAGTAAACAAGGTTGTTTTCACTGACAGGTTTTAAAATTCCCAGAGTACTGTAAAGTCCACTGTTTACATTACTTCCCTGTTTGATAGTTCTATATGCATTTATTTTATTCAGGTTATATGCCTCTGAATAAGTACCCAGACTATTAAGGAATTCTTTCAGGGGTTCCGGGTTTGCTCTGTCATAAATTTTGACAAGTAAGTAGTATTTTCCCACTGGCAGCTGATGTATAAAGGCATGGGAAATTGCTGTGCCGTTATAATTTATATAGCGCTCTGATGATTGAGCATAGTATACTGGTTCATTTTTGTTATTTGTGATAATAAATAAATAGTCAAGGGCAACAACACCATCATGGATTGCTCTGGTTGATGTAAAATTAAAGGTAAAAGGATAGTTAGATAAGAACCTGGGTTTACTTAGCTGTTGTTTACCTATATAGTAGGTTACATTGATGGGATAATGTACTATTGCCTTCTGCGGTACAAGGC from archaeon BMS3Bbin15 includes the following:
- the hisS gene encoding histidine--tRNA ligase, which gives rise to MEFTRPRGTRDFFPEEMEKRRWVEARIRDTFKNFGYGEILTPTFEHINLITAKSGEDIVEHLYTFEDRGKRKLALRPELTAPVMRAYMNELQSQAKPVKLYYIANCFRYERPQSGRYREFWQAGIELIGSSGAGAEAEVIALAYTVLKNLNLKDFTMQIGNISLLRKFLKNLGITEQSKFLALIDKEEHEELEKQLESYGVKAEDRKLFFEIISLKGDTRETVARVRELFQDREILEEMDRFEETLNYIDNLGVEYSVNFGIARGLDYYTGMVFEIYARKLGAEKQICGGGSYSLAETFGGKATPTCGFAIGFDRLILALDKDGVKAGGENGHGVYVIPVSEEFIAYAMKITSDIREYSVCDVELNRRKLGKALSYASKKGFEYAVIVGEEIKDSKIILKNLISKEQVEIEISNVKTALTTGHR